From Nostoc flagelliforme CCNUN1, a single genomic window includes:
- a CDS encoding IS1380 family transposase — protein sequence MTPNKNDCIPEQFIFEQVNSCPIVVNFKGEPVTSDAGLTLIAELDRKREITSRLAICFKDYRERNKILHPVNSLIAQRIYGLIMGYEDINDHETLRHDAIFALCVGKVVNSSQESITLAGKSTLNRLEHCPENVSSRLDSRYHRIEHDGSAIETLLVELFLESYRKPPRQIILDLDVTDDLVHGNQEETFFNPYYRGYCYAPLYIFCGKHLLASKLRASNVDPASGGLEELQRVIKIIRSRWQKVKIIIRGDSAYSREDIMAWCESQTGIDYVFGLAPNNRLIQATKSIKYRASQEYSEKLKPLVEFFETLFPPSPDLKNQAAAFADNSIWYSSLDYQTLDSWSRNRRVVAKVEYSYEEVDTRFVVTSLPIKKIPPGRLYTQKYCPRGNMENCLKEQKLGLKSDRTSTHTFVGNQLRLWLASIAYVLMNALREQCLAKTELKNATVETIRTKLLKLGAVITISNRRVLIAISSACPYQGIFATVYKCLSRIPSQFLIMAS from the coding sequence ATGACCCCCAATAAAAACGATTGTATACCGGAACAGTTCATATTTGAACAAGTGAATTCATGTCCAATTGTAGTTAATTTCAAGGGCGAGCCTGTAACATCTGATGCCGGATTAACATTAATTGCGGAACTGGACAGAAAAAGAGAAATAACATCACGGCTGGCAATATGTTTCAAAGATTACCGAGAGCGAAATAAAATTCTGCATCCAGTTAATAGCTTAATTGCACAAAGAATATATGGCTTAATCATGGGCTATGAAGATATAAATGACCATGAAACTCTACGTCACGATGCGATATTTGCGCTCTGCGTGGGAAAAGTGGTAAATTCGTCACAAGAATCAATTACATTGGCCGGAAAAAGTACTTTAAATCGTCTTGAACATTGTCCGGAAAACGTATCTTCAAGGTTGGATAGTCGATATCATCGTATTGAACATGATGGGTCAGCCATAGAAACACTCTTAGTTGAGCTATTTTTAGAATCTTATCGGAAGCCACCACGACAGATAATTTTGGATTTAGATGTTACCGATGATTTGGTACATGGTAATCAAGAAGAAACATTCTTCAATCCTTATTATCGAGGATATTGTTATGCTCCACTTTACATTTTCTGTGGGAAACATTTACTCGCATCAAAACTTCGTGCATCTAACGTAGACCCAGCATCTGGAGGGCTAGAAGAATTACAACGAGTCATAAAAATAATCCGCTCGCGATGGCAGAAGGTAAAAATTATTATTCGGGGAGATAGCGCTTATTCAAGAGAAGATATTATGGCATGGTGTGAATCTCAAACTGGAATTGATTATGTATTTGGACTCGCACCAAATAATCGTCTAATCCAGGCAACTAAGTCAATAAAGTATCGTGCATCACAAGAATACTCAGAAAAGCTTAAACCTCTAGTCGAGTTTTTTGAAACCTTATTTCCCCCATCACCAGATTTGAAAAATCAGGCAGCAGCATTTGCTGATAACTCAATTTGGTATTCTTCTCTTGACTATCAAACTCTAGATAGTTGGAGTCGTAATCGTCGTGTTGTTGCCAAAGTCGAGTATAGCTATGAAGAAGTCGATACTCGCTTTGTAGTGACTTCACTCCCTATTAAGAAAATCCCTCCCGGACGACTTTATACTCAAAAATATTGCCCGCGAGGCAACATGGAGAATTGCTTAAAAGAGCAAAAATTAGGGCTAAAAAGTGACAGAACTAGTACCCATACATTTGTAGGAAATCAATTACGTTTGTGGTTAGCATCTATTGCTTATGTTTTGATGAATGCTCTGCGAGAGCAATGTTTAGCAAAAACGGAACTTAAAAATGCAACTGTTGAGACTATCCGTACAAAATTATTGAAGCTAGGAGCTGTTATTACTATTAGTAACCGACGGGTTTTAATCGCAATTAGTAGTGCTTGTCCTTATCAGGGGATTTTTGCAACGGTTTATAAGTGTTTATCTCGAATACCAAGTCAATTCTTAATCATGGCATCATAG